A genomic stretch from Lentimicrobiaceae bacterium includes:
- a CDS encoding response regulator, protein MENLNTVKILVADDNSTNQRLLEIYLKQKGWDCCLVSDGQKAVEEALKNRYDLILMDINMPRMNGIQATVAIRNTNQSVPIIALTVFDEEEVKISSKEAGINYFLAKPCRKEELISIISQYLPILPV, encoded by the coding sequence ATGGAAAATCTAAATACTGTGAAAATTCTTGTTGCGGATGACAATTCCACAAACCAGCGTCTGTTAGAAATATATCTTAAACAGAAAGGTTGGGATTGTTGCCTGGTTAGTGATGGGCAAAAAGCAGTAGAAGAAGCATTAAAAAATCGTTATGATTTAATTTTAATGGACATAAATATGCCTCGTATGAATGGCATACAAGCAACCGTTGCCATCAGAAACACTAATCAGTCCGTTCCTATTATTGCCCTCACCGTTTTCGACGAAGAGGAAGTAAAAATAAGCAGCAAGGAAGCAGGCATCAATTATTTTCTCGCCAAACCCTGTCGCAAAGAAGAACTCATTTCTATCATCTCTCAATATCTTCCAATTCTTCCTGTCTAA